CGCTCCGACCTGATCGGCGGGGCCGGTAACGTCAGCCTCGATGACAAGGACCGGATGCTGGCCGGGGTGCTGCTGGACCTGTCGATGACTGCGTCGCTGACTTCGAGCCTGAATGTGGGGCAGAAAGTCCTGAACAACATTGGCCGGGTCACGCCCTTGCACAAGCAGCGGGTGGAGCAGGCCGGGTTCATGGTGCTCAAGTCGCCGGATATTCCATCGATCCTGGTGGAAACCGGCTTCATCTCCAATTCCAATGAAGCCTCGAAGCTGGCCACCGCCAGTCATCAGCAGGCCCTGGCGCGCTCCATCAGCAGCGGCGTGCGGCAGTTCTTCCAGCAGAATCCGCCACCCGGCACTTACATTGCCTGGCTGCGGGACTCCGGCAAGATTGCCCAGGGACCTCGCGATCACCGGGTCAACCCCGGAGAAACCCTGGCCATGATCGCCGTGCGCTATCAGGTGTCGGCGGCCACCCTGCGCAGTGCCAACAATCTGAAAAGCGATGAGTTGAAAGTGGGCCAGGTCCTGACCATCCCCGGTACAGAATTGGCGGCCAAGGAATGAGTGATTCGGTAATCAGCGGCGCGCGCATCGAGCTGCTCAGTCCGCGGCTGGCCAACCAGATTGCAGCAGGCGAGGTTGTCGAGCGCCCTGCCTCGGTGATCAAGGAGCTGTTGGAAAACAGCCTGGACTCCGGCGCCAAGCGCATCGATGTGGATGTCGAACAGGCTGGGGTCAAGCTGTTGCGGGTCCGCGATGACGGTGGCGGTATCTCCTCCGACGACCTGCCGTTGGCTCTGGCACGGCACGCCACCAGCAAGATCCGTGACCTGGAAGACCTGGAGCGGGTAATGAGCTTGGGGTTCCGGGGCGAGGCCCTGGCCTCCATCAGTTCCGTGGCGCGCCTGACCCTGACGTCGCGGACCCGGGATGCCGAGCAGGCCTGGCAAGTGGAAACCGAAGGTCGGGACATGGCGCCGCGGGTTCAACCGGCGGCCCATCCGGTGGGTACTTCGGTGGAAGTGCGCGACCTGTTCTTCAATACACCGGCGCGGCGCAAGTTCCTCAAGGCCGAGAAAACCGAGTTCGACCATCTGCAGGAAGTGATCAAGCGCCTGGCCCTGGCGCGCTTCGATGTGGCTTTTCACTTGCGCCACAACGGCAAAAGTATCCTCAGCCTGCACGAAGCCAAGGACGACGCGGCTCGCGCCCGGCGTGTGGCGGCGGTTTGCGGTTCGGGCTTCCTGGAGCAGGCGCTGCCCATCGAGGTCGAGCGCAATGGCCTGCATCTATGGGGCTGGGTGGGGTTGCCAACCTTCTCCCGCAGTCAGGCGGACTTGCAGTATTTCTACGTCAACGGTCGTGCGGTGCGGGACAAACTGGTAGCCCACGCGGTTCGCCAGGCTTATCGCGATGTGCTGTTCAACGGGCGGCATCCGACTTTTGTGCTGTTTTTCGAGGTCGATCCTTCGGCGGTCGACGTCAACGTGCACCCGACCAAGCACGAAGTGCGCTTCCGCGATGGGCGCATGGTCCACGACTTCCTGTATGGCACCTTGCACCGGGCCCTGGGGGATGTGCGCCCCGAAGATCAATTGGCGGCGCCGGCAGCGGTGGCCGGTATCGTGCGCCCGACCGGTATCGAAGCCGGTGAGTTCGGACCGCAAGGCGAAATGCGCCTTGCCGCGAACCTGGCCCTGGAGCAGCCGCAGTCCCAGCCGGGTTTCAGCGCTCCGGGTTCCGCGGCCGGCAGCGGCTATCAGTACCAGTACACGCCGCGTCCCCAGCCGGTATTGCCGGCGGCGGAATCCCAGGGCGTCTATCGCGAATTCTTTGCCCCGCTGCCCGGTGCGGCGGCCACCACCCTGCCGGAAGGGCAGGAGGATATTCCGCCTCTGGGCTATGCCCTGGCCCAGCTCAAGGGCATCTATATCCTTGCGGAGAATGCGTTGGGCCTGGTGTTGGTGGATATGCACGCCGCCCATGAGCGGATCATGTACGAGCGCTTGAAGGTGGCGATGGCCAGC
This genomic stretch from Pseudomonas sp. Os17 harbors:
- the mutL gene encoding DNA mismatch repair endonuclease MutL, with product MSDSVISGARIELLSPRLANQIAAGEVVERPASVIKELLENSLDSGAKRIDVDVEQAGVKLLRVRDDGGGISSDDLPLALARHATSKIRDLEDLERVMSLGFRGEALASISSVARLTLTSRTRDAEQAWQVETEGRDMAPRVQPAAHPVGTSVEVRDLFFNTPARRKFLKAEKTEFDHLQEVIKRLALARFDVAFHLRHNGKSILSLHEAKDDAARARRVAAVCGSGFLEQALPIEVERNGLHLWGWVGLPTFSRSQADLQYFYVNGRAVRDKLVAHAVRQAYRDVLFNGRHPTFVLFFEVDPSAVDVNVHPTKHEVRFRDGRMVHDFLYGTLHRALGDVRPEDQLAAPAAVAGIVRPTGIEAGEFGPQGEMRLAANLALEQPQSQPGFSAPGSAAGSGYQYQYTPRPQPVLPAAESQGVYREFFAPLPGAAATTLPEGQEDIPPLGYALAQLKGIYILAENALGLVLVDMHAAHERIMYERLKVAMASEGLSGQPLLVPESIAVSQREADCAEEHAAWFQRLGFELQRLGPESLAIRQIPALLKQAEANRLVHDVLADLMEYGTSDRIQAHLNELLGTMACHGAIRANRRLAVAEMNGLLRDMENTERSGQCNHGRPTWTQLGLDDLDKLFLRGR